From the genome of Sphingobacterium kitahiroshimense, one region includes:
- a CDS encoding glycerophosphodiester phosphodiesterase: protein MKKTVFVILATMAVMGITELNAQTKIIAHRGAFKNTKVPENSIASLKAAKDLNLWGSEYDVHLTKDNVLVVNHDNDFYGIDIATATYQELLAKSHPNGEKIPTLEEYIKAGLKLKGLKLILELKTNKLGLERTLEATEKAVALVKELKAGKVTEYIAFSYDACKKIHELDPKAKVAYLNGDIAPDQIKKDGLTGIDYHLSVFTKNPTWLQESKALKLTTNAWTVNKEDDMKSLISQKIDYITTNEPELLKTLLKK from the coding sequence ATGAAAAAAACAGTTTTTGTAATCCTTGCCACTATGGCCGTTATGGGAATCACTGAATTAAATGCTCAAACCAAAATCATTGCTCACCGTGGAGCTTTTAAAAACACGAAAGTTCCGGAAAATTCAATTGCTTCGTTAAAAGCCGCTAAGGATTTAAATCTTTGGGGTTCGGAATATGATGTACATCTTACAAAGGATAATGTACTTGTTGTCAATCATGATAATGATTTTTACGGAATAGATATTGCGACCGCTACTTACCAGGAGTTATTGGCCAAAAGCCATCCAAATGGTGAGAAAATTCCTACTTTAGAGGAATATATCAAAGCAGGGTTAAAGCTTAAAGGTTTAAAATTAATTCTTGAATTGAAGACTAATAAACTAGGACTGGAACGTACCTTGGAGGCTACTGAAAAAGCTGTCGCTTTAGTAAAAGAATTAAAAGCTGGAAAAGTAACTGAATATATTGCTTTCAGTTATGATGCTTGTAAAAAGATCCATGAACTTGATCCTAAAGCTAAGGTCGCCTATTTAAATGGCGATATTGCTCCTGATCAAATTAAAAAAGATGGTTTAACGGGTATTGATTATCATCTTAGTGTTTTCACGAAAAACCCAACCTGGTTACAAGAATCAAAAGCATTAAAGCTGACGACAAATGCTTGGACAGTTAATAAAGAAGATGATATGAAATCTCTGATCAGTCAAAAGATTGATTACATTACAACGAATGAACCTGAGCTTTTAAAGACTTTACTCAAAAAATAA
- a CDS encoding endonuclease/exonuclease/phosphatase family protein — protein sequence MKKIILAFSILLVGLGSALAQQMRVATYNIRQKNDHDIGNMWNERRDAVANLIKFHNFEIFGIQEAFIDQVKDLQERLPDFKSIGVGRDDGAEKGEHSSIFYNKNRFDAIKSGTFWLSATDTKQPNKGWDAALPRICTWAVLKDKKSGKSFIFMNTHFDHVGVEARKESAKLILTKAKELAGNLPLILTGDFNVDEHNEAYFTLANSKTVVDSYTISPRIYEPSSSFNGWGKSIKQKERIDHIFVVPKTKVSNYAILTDTYQGKFPSDHFPVIVDLSL from the coding sequence ATGAAAAAAATTATTCTTGCTTTCTCTATTTTACTTGTGGGTTTAGGAAGTGCTCTTGCACAGCAAATGCGAGTGGCCACCTACAATATAAGACAGAAAAATGATCATGATATTGGTAATATGTGGAATGAACGCAGAGATGCTGTAGCCAATTTGATTAAATTCCATAATTTCGAAATTTTCGGTATACAGGAAGCATTTATTGACCAAGTGAAAGATCTTCAAGAACGTCTTCCTGATTTTAAATCGATAGGTGTTGGTCGAGACGATGGTGCAGAAAAAGGAGAACATTCTTCAATTTTTTATAACAAGAACCGTTTTGACGCTATTAAAAGCGGAACTTTCTGGTTGTCTGCGACAGATACAAAACAACCCAATAAAGGCTGGGATGCTGCACTGCCACGAATCTGCACATGGGCAGTTTTAAAGGATAAAAAAAGTGGAAAATCATTTATTTTTATGAATACGCACTTTGACCATGTTGGTGTTGAAGCGAGAAAAGAAAGTGCTAAATTGATCTTAACTAAGGCAAAGGAATTAGCCGGTAATCTTCCTTTAATCTTAACAGGTGATTTCAATGTTGATGAACATAATGAAGCATATTTTACTTTAGCAAATAGCAAAACTGTGGTCGATAGTTATACCATTAGTCCTCGAATCTATGAACCAAGCTCTTCTTTTAATGGCTGGGGTAAAAGTATTAAACAAAAAGAAAGGATAGATCATATTTTTGTTGTTCCTAAAACAAAAGTAAGTAACTATGCAATATTGACTGATACGTATCAGGGAAAATTTCCGTCAGATCATTTTCCTGTTATTGTAGATTTATCGCTATAA
- the pepT gene encoding peptidase T: protein MSKFEINNISDFSVSERFQRYVQIDTQSDASSPTCPSTEKQKNLGNLLVEELLALGISDAAMDENGYVYATIPSNSTKKVPTICFCSHMDTSPDSSGKDVKPLVHHDYQGQDLVLPDDNSIIIKYSEHPDLANQIGHNIITASGTTLLGADDKAGIAEIMDAARLLMKHPEIKHGDIKILFTPDEEIGRGVDKADLKRLAADYAYTMDGEKAGTIEDETFSADGATLTIHGVSVHPGFAKGKMQSAIKIASAIIEALPQDRLSPESTNKKDGFVHPTNISGTVEKAEIHFIIRDHLTANLVKHESELEAIAKSIVAQYPNCSYTFEVKEQYRNMKEILDQYPQIMEIGIEAITRAGMKAERRSIRGGTDGSRLSFMGLPCPNIFAGGHAFHGKQEWISEQDMQKAVLTILHVASLWEEK, encoded by the coding sequence ATGAGTAAGTTCGAGATCAATAACATCAGTGATTTTTCAGTTTCTGAAAGATTCCAACGTTATGTACAGATAGATACACAGTCGGATGCAAGTTCGCCTACTTGTCCTTCGACAGAAAAGCAAAAAAATTTAGGTAATCTTCTTGTGGAGGAATTACTGGCATTGGGAATTTCTGATGCAGCCATGGATGAAAATGGCTATGTATATGCAACTATCCCTTCCAATAGTACTAAAAAAGTACCTACTATTTGTTTCTGTTCGCATATGGACACGTCACCTGACTCCTCAGGTAAAGATGTTAAACCTTTGGTTCATCATGATTATCAAGGTCAGGATCTGGTATTACCGGATGATAACAGTATTATCATCAAATATTCGGAACATCCTGATCTGGCAAATCAAATCGGTCATAATATTATTACAGCGAGCGGTACAACACTATTGGGCGCCGATGATAAGGCGGGAATTGCAGAAATAATGGATGCAGCTCGTTTATTAATGAAACATCCTGAGATCAAGCATGGGGATATAAAAATCTTATTTACGCCAGATGAAGAAATTGGAAGAGGGGTTGACAAAGCTGATCTTAAACGCCTAGCTGCTGATTATGCATACACGATGGATGGTGAAAAAGCGGGCACGATAGAAGATGAAACTTTTTCTGCAGATGGTGCAACATTAACCATACATGGTGTTTCCGTTCATCCTGGATTTGCTAAAGGAAAAATGCAAAGTGCTATCAAAATTGCTAGTGCAATTATAGAGGCTTTACCCCAGGACCGCCTGTCGCCAGAAAGTACAAATAAAAAAGATGGTTTTGTTCATCCGACAAATATCTCGGGCACAGTGGAAAAAGCAGAAATCCATTTTATTATCCGTGATCACCTTACAGCTAATTTAGTAAAGCATGAATCTGAGCTGGAAGCTATTGCAAAATCTATAGTCGCTCAATACCCTAACTGCAGTTATACGTTCGAAGTAAAGGAACAGTACCGCAACATGAAGGAAATTCTAGATCAATATCCTCAAATCATGGAAATTGGAATTGAAGCAATTACACGGGCTGGCATGAAGGCTGAACGCAGAAGTATTCGCGGTGGTACTGATGGTTCGCGTTTATCTTTTATGGGATTACCTTGTCCTAATATTTTTGCTGGTGGACACGCCTTCCATGGAAAACAGGAATGGATATCTGAACAAGATATGCAAAAAGCTGTTTTAACAATTTTGCATGTAGCCTCTCTTTGGGAAGAAAAATAA
- a CDS encoding HD domain-containing protein translates to MNKIIESTVAFVQDRLKFAESGHDWSHIQRVWNNTKLILQTEEADYQTCELAALLHDIADSKFHDGDETIGPRVAGEFLTSIGVDKDVIEHVEKIILNMSFKASLGEIVFHSKELEIVQDADRLDAIGAIGVARAFNYGGHKNREMYNPNVPVQEYQDKESYKHSEAPTINHFHEKLLLLKDKMNTNAAQAIAEKRHEFMLSFLDEFYAEWEGKR, encoded by the coding sequence ATGAATAAGATTATTGAAAGTACGGTTGCATTTGTACAGGACAGATTAAAATTTGCTGAATCTGGTCATGATTGGTCTCATATCCAACGTGTATGGAACAACACAAAATTAATTCTTCAAACGGAAGAGGCGGATTACCAAACTTGCGAACTAGCCGCTTTATTACATGATATTGCTGATAGCAAATTTCACGATGGAGATGAAACGATAGGCCCTCGTGTTGCTGGTGAATTTTTAACCTCTATAGGCGTTGATAAAGACGTAATTGAACATGTTGAAAAAATTATTTTAAACATGTCTTTTAAGGCAAGTCTTGGCGAAATCGTTTTTCATTCTAAGGAACTTGAGATTGTTCAGGATGCTGATCGTTTGGATGCAATAGGTGCAATTGGTGTTGCTCGAGCATTCAACTATGGCGGTCATAAAAACAGAGAAATGTATAATCCGAATGTCCCTGTTCAAGAATATCAGGACAAGGAAAGCTACAAACATTCTGAAGCACCGACAATTAATCATTTTCACGAAAAGCTTTTATTGCTTAAAGATAAAATGAATACCAATGCCGCTCAAGCTATCGCTGAAAAAAGACATGAATTTATGCTTTCTTTTTTAGATGAATTTTATGCTGAGTGGGAAGGTAAACGATAA
- a CDS encoding DUF4197 domain-containing protein: MKSILSYALIASGLFFATQSQAQSKGLSKLKDILNSTSAQNKTNSDTTTSKVVPSNQAVVKNITKKEATSGIKEALAKGLTNSVNILSVKDGFLGDAAVKILMPAEAQKVEKALRAVGMGSLCDQFISSMNRAAETAVSEAGTVFVNSLSKMTITDAYNILLSGNQNAATTFFKTNTSTELTSKFSPVIDKAMGANNVSGYWNQLTTAYNNLPFSKKVETNLTGYVTQKAIDGLFVKVADQELKIRENIGGSRNTDLLSKVFGWADNQK; the protein is encoded by the coding sequence ATGAAAAGTATCTTATCATACGCTCTTATTGCATCAGGATTATTCTTTGCAACTCAATCTCAAGCTCAGTCCAAAGGGCTTTCTAAGTTAAAGGATATCTTAAATTCTACATCTGCTCAAAATAAAACAAATAGCGATACTACTACGAGTAAAGTTGTTCCCTCTAATCAGGCTGTCGTAAAAAATATTACAAAGAAAGAAGCTACTTCAGGTATAAAAGAAGCTTTAGCTAAAGGATTGACTAACAGTGTTAATATTCTTTCTGTAAAAGATGGATTTTTAGGAGATGCTGCAGTCAAAATTTTAATGCCTGCTGAAGCTCAAAAAGTAGAAAAAGCACTTCGCGCAGTAGGTATGGGTTCTTTGTGTGATCAGTTTATCAGCAGTATGAATAGAGCTGCGGAAACAGCTGTTAGTGAAGCAGGGACTGTTTTTGTCAACTCTTTATCCAAAATGACGATTACAGATGCTTACAATATTTTATTAAGTGGTAATCAAAATGCCGCAACGACTTTCTTTAAAACAAATACTTCGACCGAACTGACTTCAAAATTTTCTCCTGTTATAGACAAGGCAATGGGGGCTAATAATGTATCGGGTTACTGGAATCAATTAACAACTGCTTATAACAATTTACCATTTTCAAAAAAGGTAGAAACCAATTTAACAGGTTACGTTACGCAAAAAGCTATCGATGGATTATTTGTAAAAGTAGCAGATCAAGAGTTAAAGATCAGAGAAAATATTGGTGGATCACGAAACACGGATTTACTATCAAAAGTATTCGGCTGGGCTGATAATCAAAAATAA